A genomic window from Cucumis melo cultivar AY chromosome 8, USDA_Cmelo_AY_1.0, whole genome shotgun sequence includes:
- the LOC103495859 gene encoding uncharacterized protein LOC103495859, whose protein sequence is MEYQISQYSTTAVEIDIDLPMSRRIRKHPSPIELIGLLFTLRRRCNRFQVLENGERQLVEEQEASKVPLCDHQFPVEIFNGDDNSLFQYLCCSFENYEPKIDAEVVATALIEQWIGIRDQLNSRSCHKVFSMTVNLTITDVVVQYVIGEDGSSFGGEDFRAVPACDKALKKMLKRLEVRDEDERICIICLDEVRKKKNGRCGLEMPCLHVFHGKCIENWLKNSHCCPICRFQMPISSGFGEDF, encoded by the coding sequence ATGGAATATCAAATCTCTCAATACTCAACTACGGCAGTGGAAATAGATATAGATCTTCCGATGTCCAGAAGAATCCGGAAGCATCCGTCACCAATCGAACTAATTGGCTTGCTCTTCACCCTACGTCGCCGTTGCAACCGCTTTCAGGTGTTAGAGAACGGTGAGCGACAATTAGTAGAGGAACAAGAAGCATCAAAAGTTCCTCTATGCGACCACCAATTCCCTGTTGAAATCTTCAATGGAGACGACAATTCTCTATTCCAATACCTTTGTTGTAGCTTCGAAAACTACGAACCTAAAATTGATGCAGAGGTGGTAGCAACTGCCCTAATCGAGCAGTGGATTGGGATAAGGGACCAACTGAATTCGAGAAGCTGCCATAAAGTATTTTCAATGACGGTGAATTTGACAATCACAGATGTTGTGGTTCAATATGTTATTGGGGAAGACGGTAGCTCATTTGGTGGAGAAGATTTTAGAGCGGTTCCAGCATGCGACAAAGCTCTTAAGAAGATGTTGAAGAGATTGGAAGTGAGAGACGAAGATGAAAGAATTTGTATTATATGTTTGGATGAAGTTAGGAAAAAGAAGAATGGGCGATGTGGTTTGGAAATGCCTTGTTTACATGTGTTTCATGGGAAATGCATTGAAAATTGGTTGAAAAATAGCCATTGTTGTCCAATTTGTAGATTTCAAATGCCAATCAGTTCAGGCTTTGGTGAAGATTTTTGA